Proteins from a genomic interval of Polaribacter sejongensis:
- a CDS encoding RNA methyltransferase: protein MRKLKNNELGRISVDEFKTVEKTPIIVVLDNIRSLNNIGSVFRTSDAFLIEKIYLCGICATPPNKDIHKTALGATESVAWEYVEDTLTLVEKLKAENVKVLSIEQAENATMLDTFYPTKGEKYAIVMGNEVKGVQQEVVSASDLCIEIPQLGTKHSLNISVTTGVVIWDLFQKMGKL, encoded by the coding sequence ATGAGAAAATTAAAGAATAACGAGTTAGGAAGAATTTCAGTTGATGAATTTAAAACTGTTGAAAAGACACCAATAATTGTAGTTTTAGACAATATTAGAAGTTTAAATAATATTGGTTCTGTTTTTAGAACAAGTGATGCTTTTTTGATCGAAAAGATCTATTTATGTGGTATTTGCGCTACTCCGCCAAACAAAGATATTCATAAAACAGCCTTAGGAGCAACCGAATCTGTGGCTTGGGAATACGTAGAAGATACTTTGACTTTAGTCGAAAAATTAAAGGCAGAAAATGTAAAAGTCTTGTCTATAGAACAAGCAGAAAACGCTACAATGCTCGATACTTTTTATCCGACGAAAGGAGAAAAATATGCCATTGTAATGGGTAACGAAGTAAAAGGCGTGCAACAAGAAGTGGTAAGTGCAAGTGATTTGTGTATCGAAATTCCACAATTGGGTACAAAACATTCTTTAAACATCTCTGTTACAACAGGTGTTGTAATTTGGGATTTGTTTCAGAAAATGGGTAAATTATAG
- a CDS encoding zinc-dependent peptidase: MKIKYKILAPFYRKKSKIECHQVLLKSNSYYKNLSEVLKANFQLRTLLFISTTNFSSEPDFLVSKKMKIIISSAFVQITFGLKTDTLNKFNDVFVAPSSYSYKNNTAVFKGDVNIATKKVNMSWPAIEKGFKITDDALNLSIHEFGHCLIFENHTRSYFSKIFNKADFENWKNHAKTKFQKVKAKENIVLRDYAATNLVEFFSVSLETFFEQAVYFKENEPELYESMTQLLKQDPINKKNPIL, from the coding sequence TTGAAAATAAAGTATAAAATATTAGCTCCTTTTTATAGAAAAAAATCAAAAATTGAATGTCATCAAGTTTTACTGAAATCTAATTCATATTACAAAAATCTTTCAGAAGTTCTTAAAGCTAATTTTCAACTAAGAACATTGTTATTTATTTCTACAACAAACTTCAGTTCAGAGCCTGATTTTTTGGTAAGTAAAAAAATGAAAATTATTATTTCGAGTGCTTTTGTTCAAATTACATTTGGATTAAAAACAGATACTTTAAATAAGTTTAATGATGTATTTGTTGCACCAAGTTCTTACTCTTATAAAAATAATACAGCAGTTTTTAAAGGTGATGTAAATATTGCAACTAAAAAGGTAAATATGTCTTGGCCTGCAATAGAAAAGGGCTTTAAAATTACAGATGATGCGCTTAATTTATCTATTCACGAATTTGGTCATTGTTTAATTTTCGAGAATCATACAAGGTCTTATTTCTCTAAGATATTTAACAAAGCAGATTTTGAAAATTGGAAAAACCATGCAAAAACAAAGTTTCAAAAAGTAAAAGCGAAAGAAAACATCGTTTTAAGAGATTATGCAGCTACTAACCTTGTCGAGTTCTTTTCAGTTTCATTAGAAACTTTTTTTGAACAAGCAGTATATTTTAAAGAAAATGAGCCAGAATTATATGAAAGTATGACGCAATTATTAAAGCAAGATCCAATTAATAAAAAGAATCCTATTTTATAA
- a CDS encoding TonB-dependent receptor, protein MNYFINSKSSINLIKIVCCILFLLSFQDGKAQNKSGKIHGKIVNQSGTSLSNVTIQIKEFSLGTSSDNNGEFMLKTPVGKIILSASYVGYKTVNKTITVNSNKISEVNFTLTNTSENLNEILIEAHLDKEKVPTVSRSATKSKISLMNTPAPVVVVGGYLLDQQANNTIQQSIRNISGVTQAGNNYNIGDNLVIRGLGANYAYDGMYGGGSLGNTFNPVRSQTNIERIEVLKGPSAGLYGMGAAGGVINLIEKKPLDIEQYSIETRLGKWGHYRVMVDLTGPISEKLSYRFVSASEGEEGYRDVSSERFENYGSLKYETDKHQFILSSAYIEDAVQIDPTGNPVRLISTSLLGNPEDGGYNWENLVNDTGLDSNGNFSGVQLTDEQRQVLANSLTNTDGYEPFDIGDATLVSPLATPNKGKEFRVKLRHEWKPSETVNITNQVLYRNYSSDYVRQTGALNYSYYQQSGVIHSGARSPLIIDNVIYPYAARRQEYRIVDAQEKMFQYFGDFQKTWGKGNALRGEHLLSINYENRNIDYSQHSTWDADDSRATNPVPYILDIRNPNWGSGSIWDYDPILRSQYEKTVQGYGVGFQEVIYYDKLTARVGGAYLGTQQDYRNLYDDGQLVDFNDAGFAYNLGLNYRAMDQLSLFGNYSVGRTVYSVTSSLDGDDRPDSESLSIDLGMRFKTKDNSLLASLVFFQTATTNLQYANDDYEDDPAASNFNIDVPQYFYDQENRTRGVELDINYAVNNFLSFNTNATFQDPKTIEGADVITEQSKGVPKTYARFWGQYKFLLGKQKNPLSFNLGTSYESKRTIDGYSLVDAHVNSYVLFDGALGYGIGKNWDLRLNIENIFNTRYYVKAMFAGALPGETRNLQLTAKYKF, encoded by the coding sequence ATGAATTATTTTATAAATTCGAAAAGTTCTATAAACCTCATTAAAATAGTATGCTGTATACTGTTTTTATTAAGTTTCCAAGACGGGAAAGCTCAAAATAAAAGTGGCAAAATTCATGGGAAAATTGTTAATCAAAGTGGTACTTCGCTTTCTAATGTAACCATTCAAATTAAAGAATTTTCTTTGGGAACTTCATCAGATAATAATGGAGAATTTATGTTGAAAACACCTGTTGGTAAGATTATTTTATCTGCTTCTTATGTTGGTTACAAAACAGTTAATAAAACCATAACAGTAAACTCAAATAAAATTTCTGAAGTAAATTTTACACTTACAAATACATCAGAAAATTTAAATGAAATTTTAATTGAAGCTCATTTAGACAAAGAAAAAGTACCTACAGTTTCTCGTTCTGCTACAAAATCTAAAATTAGTTTAATGAACACGCCTGCGCCTGTTGTTGTTGTTGGTGGTTATTTACTAGATCAGCAAGCTAATAATACCATACAACAAAGTATTAGAAATATAAGTGGAGTTACACAAGCGGGTAATAATTATAATATTGGTGATAACTTAGTTATTAGAGGATTAGGAGCTAATTATGCATACGATGGTATGTATGGTGGTGGTAGTTTAGGAAATACATTTAATCCGGTTCGTTCGCAAACAAATATCGAAAGAATAGAAGTTTTAAAAGGTCCATCAGCAGGTCTTTACGGAATGGGTGCCGCAGGTGGAGTGATTAATTTAATAGAAAAGAAACCTTTAGATATTGAACAATATTCTATTGAAACTCGTTTGGGAAAATGGGGACATTATAGAGTTATGGTAGATTTAACAGGGCCAATTTCAGAGAAATTAAGCTATCGTTTTGTTAGTGCAAGTGAAGGTGAAGAAGGTTATAGAGATGTATCATCTGAAAGATTTGAAAATTATGGATCTTTAAAATATGAAACAGATAAACATCAATTTATATTATCTAGTGCATATATAGAAGATGCTGTTCAGATAGATCCCACAGGAAACCCCGTAAGATTAATAAGTACAAGTTTATTGGGCAATCCGGAAGATGGTGGTTATAATTGGGAAAACTTAGTAAATGATACAGGTTTAGATAGTAATGGAAACTTTTCTGGTGTACAATTAACAGATGAGCAACGCCAAGTCTTAGCAAATTCATTAACCAATACAGATGGTTATGAACCTTTTGATATTGGAGATGCTACATTGGTTTCACCTTTGGCAACACCAAACAAGGGAAAAGAATTTAGAGTAAAATTGCGTCATGAGTGGAAACCAAGTGAAACTGTTAACATTACAAACCAGGTTTTGTATAGAAATTATAGCTCAGATTATGTTAGACAAACTGGTGCTTTAAATTATTCTTATTATCAACAAAGTGGTGTTATACATAGTGGTGCTCGTTCTCCATTAATTATAGATAATGTAATTTATCCGTATGCGGCAAGACGTCAAGAATATAGAATTGTTGATGCTCAAGAAAAGATGTTTCAATATTTTGGTGATTTTCAAAAAACATGGGGAAAAGGAAATGCTTTAAGAGGTGAACACTTATTAAGTATAAATTACGAAAATAGAAATATCGATTACAGCCAACATTCTACTTGGGATGCAGATGATAGTAGAGCAACGAATCCTGTGCCATATATTTTAGATATTAGAAACCCTAACTGGGGATCTGGAAGTATTTGGGATTATGACCCAATTTTAAGAAGCCAATACGAAAAAACAGTACAAGGTTATGGTGTAGGTTTTCAGGAAGTTATCTATTATGATAAATTAACAGCTAGAGTAGGTGGTGCTTATTTAGGTACTCAACAAGATTATAGAAATCTTTATGATGATGGACAATTAGTTGATTTTAATGATGCTGGTTTTGCTTATAATTTAGGTTTAAATTATAGAGCTATGGATCAGTTATCTTTATTTGGTAACTATTCTGTTGGTAGAACGGTTTATAGCGTTACTTCTTCTTTAGATGGTGATGATCGTCCTGATTCTGAATCTTTATCAATAGATTTAGGAATGCGTTTTAAGACGAAAGATAACAGTTTATTAGCGTCTCTTGTATTTTTTCAGACAGCAACTACAAACTTACAATATGCTAATGATGATTATGAGGATGATCCTGCAGCATCAAATTTTAATATTGATGTACCTCAGTATTTTTATGATCAAGAAAATAGAACAAGAGGTGTAGAGCTAGATATAAATTATGCGGTTAATAATTTCTTATCTTTTAATACCAATGCAACATTTCAAGATCCTAAAACAATAGAAGGAGCAGATGTTATTACAGAACAAAGTAAAGGTGTACCAAAAACATATGCGCGTTTTTGGGGACAATACAAGTTCTTATTAGGTAAACAAAAAAATCCTTTAAGCTTTAATTTAGGAACAAGTTACGAAAGCAAAAGAACTATTGACGGTTATAGTTTAGTAGATGCTCACGTAAATAGTTATGTTCTTTTTGATGGAGCTTTGGGTTATGGAATTGGAAAAAACTGGGATTTAAGGTTAAATATTGAAAATATCTTTAATACAAGATATTATGTAAAAGCAATGTTTGCAGGAGCTTTACCAGGAGAAACTAGAAACTTACAACTGACAGCAAAGTATAAGTTTTAA
- the mutS gene encoding DNA mismatch repair protein MutS, translating to MKQYNAIKNKYPDAMLLFRVGDFYETFGEDAKKAADVLGITLTKRGAGSETETALAGFPHHSLNTYLPKLVKFGMRVAICDQLEDPKMTKTIVKRGVTELVTPGVSLNDEVLQTKTNNFLAAVHFDKKQLGISFLDVSTGEYLVAQGNAEYIDKLLQNFSPSEVLVQKQHKQQFLELFENRYYTFYLDDWVFQKEYANETLQNHFEVKSLKGFGIEDVKNGIIAAGAVMYYLSETQHNQLKHIQHIGRIAEDNYVWMDRFTVRNLELYNPNSVNAVTLLNVIDKTISPMGGRLLKRWLALPLKNIDEIKNRHELVKFFIDSDEFSETVTYQLKQISDLERLISKVATGKASPREIVLLKDSLKAILPIKASAEKSKNKAVKQLGNQLHTCQDLIEKINETLFDDAPVNINKGNAIATGVHQELDDLRAISNSGKEYLDNMLKRESERTGITSLKISFNNVFGYYIEVRNSHKDKVPQEWIRKQTLVNAERYITEELKEYETKILGAEEKIAKIEQEIFSKLLQYIIQYVQIVQENAQIIAKIDCLLSFSVLAVDNNYVRPIMDESTDLEIKNGRHPVIEKQLPIDQTYIANDVVLNRNQQQIIMITGPNMSGKSAILRQTALIVLLAQMGSYVPAQNAKIGIVDKIFTRVGASDNISMGESTFMVEMNETASILNNVSERSLILLDEIGRGTSTYDGISIAWAISEFLHEHPTKAKTLFATHYHELNEMTTSFERIKNFNVSVKELENTIIFLRKLVSGGSDHSFGIHVAKLAGMPNMVIHRANKILEKLEKNNKNAEVKDVLKQDQNEEMQLSFFQLDDPLLENIKEEILATNIDTLTPIEALMKLNEIKRMLIKK from the coding sequence ATGAAACAATACAACGCAATCAAGAATAAATATCCTGATGCAATGTTACTTTTTAGAGTAGGAGATTTCTATGAAACTTTTGGTGAAGATGCCAAAAAAGCTGCTGATGTTTTAGGAATTACCTTAACAAAACGTGGTGCCGGAAGTGAAACAGAAACGGCTTTGGCTGGTTTTCCGCATCATTCTTTAAATACCTATTTACCAAAGTTAGTAAAGTTTGGAATGCGTGTTGCTATTTGTGATCAGTTAGAAGATCCTAAAATGACTAAAACCATTGTAAAACGTGGTGTTACAGAATTGGTTACACCCGGAGTTTCTTTAAACGACGAAGTTTTACAAACCAAAACAAATAACTTTTTAGCAGCGGTTCATTTTGATAAAAAACAACTCGGAATTTCTTTTCTTGATGTTTCTACAGGTGAATATTTAGTGGCGCAGGGAAATGCAGAATACATTGATAAATTGTTGCAAAATTTTAGTCCGAGTGAAGTCTTGGTACAAAAACAACACAAACAACAATTTTTAGAGCTTTTTGAAAACCGTTATTATACGTTTTATTTAGACGATTGGGTTTTTCAAAAGGAATATGCAAACGAAACGTTGCAAAATCATTTTGAAGTAAAAAGCTTAAAAGGTTTTGGAATTGAAGATGTTAAAAACGGAATTATTGCTGCCGGTGCAGTAATGTATTATCTGTCGGAAACACAACATAATCAGTTAAAACATATTCAGCATATTGGTAGAATTGCCGAAGATAATTATGTTTGGATGGATCGTTTTACGGTTCGAAATTTAGAGCTTTATAATCCGAATTCTGTAAACGCAGTAACGTTATTAAATGTTATTGATAAAACGATATCGCCGATGGGCGGAAGACTTTTAAAACGTTGGTTGGCACTTCCTTTAAAAAATATAGACGAGATTAAAAATCGTCATGAATTGGTAAAGTTTTTTATAGATTCCGATGAATTTTCAGAAACAGTAACGTATCAATTAAAACAAATATCCGATTTAGAAAGATTGATTTCTAAAGTAGCAACTGGTAAAGCTTCACCAAGAGAAATTGTACTTTTAAAAGATTCTTTAAAAGCGATTCTTCCGATAAAAGCATCCGCAGAAAAAAGTAAAAATAAGGCAGTAAAACAACTTGGTAATCAGTTACACACTTGCCAAGATTTAATTGAAAAAATTAATGAAACCTTATTTGATGACGCTCCGGTAAACATCAATAAAGGAAATGCAATTGCAACAGGTGTTCATCAAGAATTAGATGATTTACGTGCCATATCTAACTCTGGAAAAGAGTATTTAGATAACATGCTAAAACGTGAATCTGAGCGAACAGGAATTACAAGTTTAAAGATTTCTTTCAACAACGTTTTTGGGTATTATATTGAGGTTCGGAATTCTCATAAAGACAAAGTTCCACAAGAATGGATCAGAAAACAAACCTTGGTTAATGCAGAGCGTTATATTACCGAAGAATTAAAAGAATACGAAACCAAAATTTTAGGTGCTGAAGAAAAAATAGCCAAAATAGAGCAAGAAATATTTTCTAAATTATTACAGTATATCATTCAATATGTACAGATAGTCCAAGAAAATGCACAGATTATCGCAAAAATTGATTGTTTATTGTCTTTTTCGGTTTTAGCGGTTGATAACAATTATGTGCGTCCAATTATGGATGAAAGTACCGATTTAGAGATCAAAAATGGTCGTCATCCGGTTATTGAAAAACAGTTACCGATAGATCAAACCTATATTGCAAATGATGTAGTGTTGAATAGAAATCAGCAACAAATAATTATGATTACCGGACCAAATATGTCTGGTAAATCGGCAATTTTAAGGCAAACAGCATTGATTGTTTTATTAGCACAAATGGGAAGTTATGTTCCTGCTCAGAATGCAAAAATCGGAATTGTAGATAAAATTTTTACGCGTGTTGGCGCAAGTGATAATATTTCTATGGGCGAATCTACTTTTATGGTAGAAATGAACGAAACAGCATCGATCTTAAATAACGTTTCTGAGCGTAGTTTAATTTTGTTAGATGAAATTGGTAGAGGAACTTCTACTTATGACGGAATTTCGATTGCTTGGGCAATTTCAGAGTTCTTACACGAACATCCAACCAAAGCAAAAACGTTGTTTGCTACACATTATCATGAACTAAATGAAATGACTACTTCTTTTGAGCGCATTAAAAACTTTAATGTGTCTGTAAAAGAATTAGAAAATACCATTATTTTCTTACGTAAATTGGTTTCTGGTGGTTCTGATCATAGTTTTGGTATTCATGTTGCTAAACTTGCTGGAATGCCAAATATGGTAATCCATAGGGCGAATAAAATTTTAGAAAAATTAGAGAAAAATAATAAAAACGCCGAAGTTAAAGACGTTTTAAAACAAGATCAGAATGAAGAAATGCAACTCAGCTTTTTTCAGTTAGATGATCCTTTGTTAGAAAATATTAAAGAAGAAATTTTAGCAACAAATATTGATACTTTAACGCCTATTGAAGCTTTAATGAAGCTAAATGAAATTAAACGAATGTTGATTAAAAAGTAA
- a CDS encoding tetratricopeptide repeat-containing sensor histidine kinase: MRKNIFLLLLFVSISMFSQQKDLHIDSLAIYLNTYTKEKQTELPKKAFLLAEKIKGDSLLKNTYFLFGMKSYFNKDIANLTLAFQKLRKFYLRTKDTATLAKEYYYKGLSFKLQYKPDSTFYYYSKSKDISVQLKDSLEATRRLLSMAALQYDERDYLGSEISIIEGLRFVEPHIKDSDIKNYPNEVFFTGLLYERLGNVLLMTDRQEEARKTYLKFFELQKNSPLLDIKYEAARLFNHLANTYESEGNYTEAINYFKKSLAIDSLQFKDVYRYETALGGIAFNNFLLGNKKAAIERYLVVLKSRKQRNYKRGLVLTHSNLGKIYEANNEIKKAIFHTNKGLKKSKAVNFNRYTLDNLLLLSHLVKGEKGRLLLEEYITLNDSLYRRERSLKNQFAKVRYETEKKDVENHHLKEENARKQLKIDKEKQQKIIGWLLAGVSILFIGFGASIVASRRKKILFEAKLKQVEVRETERQQIAKSLHDEVAGDIRMLLLKLEKTNLLEEVKSLDIIKENVRNLSHQLSSESFDEVSFEDQVVSLVSDFFEVNFRIKVHDIDSVNWKEINKAIKRTLFLSIRESIQNTKKHAAAKNMILSFSETKNGVFLTISDNGKGFNVEDKKSGIGLKNMKERIEEINGVFNMETQLEKGTIITIEIPKNEK, translated from the coding sequence ATGCGTAAAAATATTTTTCTACTGCTGCTATTTGTTTCTATTTCTATGTTTTCTCAACAGAAAGACTTACATATAGATTCTTTGGCTATTTATTTAAACACATATACTAAAGAAAAACAAACAGAATTACCAAAAAAAGCATTTTTATTAGCAGAGAAAATTAAAGGAGATTCTTTATTAAAAAACACTTATTTTCTTTTTGGAATGAAAAGTTATTTTAATAAAGATATTGCTAATTTAACTTTAGCATTCCAAAAGCTTAGAAAATTTTATCTTAGAACTAAAGACACTGCTACTTTAGCAAAAGAATATTATTATAAAGGATTATCTTTTAAATTACAATACAAACCAGATAGTACTTTTTATTATTATAGCAAATCTAAAGACATTTCTGTACAGTTAAAAGATTCTTTAGAAGCAACTAGAAGGTTGTTATCTATGGCTGCGTTGCAATATGATGAAAGAGATTATTTAGGTAGTGAAATATCAATTATAGAAGGATTACGTTTTGTCGAGCCTCATATTAAAGATTCGGATATTAAAAATTACCCTAATGAAGTTTTTTTTACGGGGCTTTTATATGAAAGATTAGGGAATGTTTTATTGATGACAGATAGACAAGAAGAAGCTAGAAAAACGTACCTAAAATTCTTTGAACTTCAAAAGAATAGTCCGCTTTTAGATATAAAATACGAGGCGGCAAGATTATTTAATCATTTAGCAAACACCTATGAGTCTGAAGGAAATTATACAGAAGCAATAAATTATTTTAAGAAAAGTTTAGCTATAGACAGTCTTCAGTTTAAAGATGTTTATAGGTATGAAACGGCATTGGGAGGTATTGCTTTTAATAACTTTTTATTAGGAAATAAAAAAGCTGCAATAGAAAGGTATTTGGTGGTTTTAAAATCTAGAAAACAAAGAAATTACAAAAGAGGTTTAGTATTGACCCATTCTAATTTAGGAAAAATTTATGAGGCAAATAATGAAATTAAAAAAGCAATATTTCATACGAATAAAGGATTAAAAAAATCTAAAGCAGTAAATTTCAATAGGTACACTTTAGACAATCTTTTACTTTTATCTCATTTGGTAAAAGGTGAAAAAGGAAGGCTGTTATTAGAAGAGTATATTACTCTAAATGATAGTCTTTATAGAAGAGAAAGGTCTTTAAAAAATCAGTTTGCAAAAGTGAGGTATGAAACGGAAAAGAAAGATGTAGAAAACCATCATTTAAAAGAAGAAAATGCTAGAAAACAATTAAAAATTGACAAAGAAAAACAGCAAAAAATTATTGGTTGGTTACTTGCTGGTGTAAGTATTCTGTTTATTGGTTTTGGAGCAAGTATTGTTGCTAGTAGAAGAAAGAAAATATTGTTTGAAGCTAAATTGAAACAAGTAGAAGTGAGGGAAACTGAGCGACAGCAAATTGCAAAATCTTTGCATGATGAGGTTGCTGGAGATATTAGAATGTTGCTTTTAAAGTTAGAAAAAACGAATTTATTAGAAGAGGTAAAAAGTTTAGATATTATCAAAGAAAATGTTCGGAATTTATCACATCAATTAAGTAGTGAAAGCTTTGATGAAGTTTCTTTTGAAGATCAAGTAGTTAGCTTGGTTTCAGACTTTTTTGAAGTCAATTTTAGAATCAAAGTTCATGATATAGATAGCGTAAATTGGAAAGAAATTAATAAAGCTATTAAAAGAACATTGTTTTTGTCTATAAGAGAAAGTATTCAAAATACGAAGAAACATGCAGCGGCTAAAAATATGATTTTAAGTTTTAGTGAAACTAAAAATGGTGTTTTTTTAACCATTTCAGACAATGGAAAAGGTTTTAATGTTGAAGATAAAAAAAGTGGCATTGGTTTAAAAAATATGAAAGAAAGAATAGAAGAAATTAATGGTGTTTTTAATATGGAAACTCAATTAGAAAAAGGAACAATTATTACGATAGAAATTCCTAAAAATGAAAAATAA
- the mgtE gene encoding magnesium transporter: MKFEITDESLENLSELIISNNDKEITALFSEVHFADIAEVLDEVNFEEAIYIIKLLDSEKTSEILTELDEDTREKILKNLSAKEIADEVREMDTDDAADIIGELSKERQHRVISALEDDDHAADIKELLSYNDNSAGALMAKELVKVYETWTVAGCMRRIRGQAKDVTRVHSIYVVDKEDKLVGRMSLKDLIIAKSDHKIADICKAKVDAVNVHQNDEEVAKIMAKYDLEAIPVVDDNNVLVGRITIDDILDVIREEADKDYQMAAGFSQDVEADDTIWELTKARLPWLILALFGGFISVSVLGSFDNAINTFPELFFFTPLIAAMAGNVGVQSSAIIVQGLANDSLKGSLFKRLLKEILQGLLNGFVLAALLMSAGMLFLGFPLDLGITVAASLISVIIIASIIGTFIPIILAKKGIDPALATGPFITTSNDILGILIYFSIAKLVLGF; this comes from the coding sequence ATGAAGTTCGAAATCACTGATGAATCTTTAGAAAACCTATCAGAACTTATCATTTCTAATAATGATAAAGAAATAACAGCATTATTTTCTGAAGTCCATTTTGCCGATATCGCAGAAGTTTTAGACGAAGTTAATTTTGAGGAAGCTATCTATATTATCAAACTTTTAGATAGCGAAAAAACATCAGAAATTCTTACCGAATTAGACGAAGATACTCGTGAGAAAATTTTAAAAAACTTATCAGCAAAAGAAATTGCAGATGAAGTTAGAGAGATGGACACCGATGATGCTGCCGATATTATTGGAGAGCTTTCTAAAGAACGTCAACATCGCGTAATTTCTGCTTTAGAAGATGATGATCATGCGGCAGATATTAAAGAATTATTATCCTACAATGATAATTCTGCAGGTGCTTTAATGGCAAAAGAATTGGTAAAAGTCTATGAAACCTGGACCGTTGCCGGTTGTATGCGCAGAATAAGAGGACAAGCAAAAGACGTTACCAGAGTTCATTCTATTTACGTAGTAGATAAAGAAGATAAATTGGTTGGCAGAATGTCTTTAAAAGACCTAATAATTGCAAAATCAGACCATAAAATAGCAGACATCTGTAAAGCAAAAGTAGATGCTGTAAACGTACATCAAAACGATGAAGAAGTTGCTAAAATAATGGCTAAGTACGATTTAGAGGCCATACCTGTTGTAGATGATAACAATGTTTTAGTGGGTAGAATTACCATTGATGATATTTTAGATGTTATTAGAGAAGAAGCCGACAAAGATTACCAAATGGCAGCTGGTTTTTCTCAAGATGTAGAAGCAGATGATACCATTTGGGAACTTACAAAAGCGCGTTTACCGTGGTTAATTTTAGCCCTTTTTGGTGGCTTTATTTCCGTATCTGTTTTAGGTAGTTTTGATAATGCAATAAACACTTTTCCTGAACTGTTCTTTTTTACACCTTTAATTGCTGCAATGGCAGGTAATGTTGGGGTACAATCTTCGGCAATTATTGTGCAGGGTTTGGCAAACGACAGCTTAAAAGGATCGCTGTTTAAAAGGTTGTTAAAAGAAATATTACAAGGGTTGTTAAACGGTTTTGTATTGGCTGCCTTATTAATGTCTGCCGGAATGTTATTTTTAGGTTTTCCACTAGATTTAGGAATTACCGTAGCAGCTTCCTTAATTTCCGTAATTATTATTGCTTCAATTATCGGAACATTTATTCCTATTATTTTAGCAAAAAAAGGTATTGATCCAGCCTTGGCAACAGGCCCATTTATTACCACTAGTAATGATATTTTAGGAATTTTAATCTACTTTTCTATCGCTAAATTAGTCTTAGGATTTTAA
- a CDS encoding response regulator transcription factor translates to MKNKTKILIVDDHQLVIQGILCSLKEVGDFDIVTTDNCDDAFQLIKSHQKTKPFHLLFTDLSFDNATDETNLDGGEELIKAIRNNEFDIKIAVITGHTETNRVYNVISNLNPNAYLLKSKCDATEIGFAVQKMLVNGYYYTHEIHQKIMRRNIVQIQMDDVAIQILKELPKHPKISNLEGIIIKSDSSFLKLRSIETKLCNLRTNLNARNNTDLVLKAKELGIID, encoded by the coding sequence ATGAAAAATAAAACTAAAATTTTAATTGTTGATGATCACCAATTAGTAATACAAGGAATTCTTTGTTCTTTAAAAGAAGTGGGCGATTTTGATATTGTTACAACCGATAATTGTGATGACGCTTTTCAGTTGATAAAAAGTCATCAAAAAACCAAGCCTTTTCACTTATTATTTACAGATTTAAGTTTTGATAACGCTACAGATGAAACTAATTTAGATGGGGGAGAAGAATTGATAAAAGCCATTAGAAATAATGAGTTTGATATTAAAATAGCGGTTATAACGGGGCATACAGAAACCAATAGAGTCTATAATGTAATTAGCAATTTAAATCCGAATGCCTATCTACTAAAAAGTAAGTGCGATGCTACAGAGATTGGTTTTGCAGTTCAAAAAATGTTAGTAAACGGTTACTATTACACACATGAGATTCATCAGAAAATAATGCGTAGAAATATTGTGCAAATTCAAATGGATGATGTAGCTATTCAAATTTTAAAGGAGCTTCCAAAACACCCTAAAATAAGTAATTTAGAAGGTATAATTATAAAATCAGATAGTTCTTTTTTAAAACTACGTTCTATAGAAACTAAATTGTGTAATTTAAGAACAAATTTAAATGCAAGAAATAATACAGATCTAGTTCTTAAAGCAAAAGAATTAGGAATTATAGATTAA
- a CDS encoding RNA methyltransferase: MVNNLEQGFFGIGIQNGKTPENLGVLWRSAQNMGASFIFTIGNRYAKQACDTHKATGAMPYFHYETFEDFYNNLPKGAMLVGVELDKKAVQLETFTHPRRCVYLLGAEDHGMSKIAIEKSHHLVKFKSELSLNVSVAGSIIMYDRQAKFSFKVD, encoded by the coding sequence ATGGTAAATAATTTAGAACAAGGTTTTTTCGGAATTGGTATTCAGAATGGAAAAACGCCTGAAAATTTAGGGGTCCTTTGGCGTTCTGCTCAGAATATGGGTGCTAGTTTTATTTTTACCATTGGCAACCGGTATGCAAAACAAGCTTGCGATACACATAAAGCCACTGGTGCAATGCCTTATTTTCATTACGAAACTTTTGAAGATTTCTATAACAACCTACCAAAAGGTGCTATGTTGGTTGGCGTAGAACTAGATAAAAAAGCAGTACAATTAGAAACTTTTACGCATCCAAGACGCTGCGTGTATTTATTAGGTGCAGAAGATCATGGAATGTCTAAAATTGCCATTGAAAAATCGCATCATTTGGTAAAATTTAAATCGGAATTAAGTTTAAATGTATCCGTAGCAGGAAGCATTATTATGTATGATCGGCAAGCGAAGTTTAGTTTTAAAGTTGATTGA